A part of Thermococcus sp. LS1 genomic DNA contains:
- a CDS encoding CBS domain-containing protein: MSGDKQPKERPKLNILKLSKMPIGLVMEKNFLRLSPDDKIEKLIKELEHPTCAVVIDDDGKLLGFISIDEIINLIIPPSDYILVGLDAIKEAHFDWDRPVKDIMNPRPIILSPNDSLGYALEMMLETGIKQFPVVDKKKTVLGTFSAQSIVRILRVFAR; this comes from the coding sequence TTGTCAGGGGATAAACAACCAAAGGAGAGACCAAAGCTTAATATCCTCAAGCTGTCAAAGATGCCCATAGGGCTCGTGATGGAGAAGAACTTCCTCAGGCTTTCTCCCGATGATAAAATAGAGAAGCTCATAAAGGAGCTCGAGCATCCAACCTGCGCCGTCGTCATCGATGACGATGGAAAGCTCCTCGGATTCATTTCGATCGACGAGATAATCAACCTCATAATCCCCCCCTCAGACTACATTCTCGTGGGACTTGACGCAATCAAGGAGGCACACTTCGACTGGGACAGACCAGTGAAAGACATAATGAACCCCAGACCAATAATCCTCAGTCCGAACGACAGCCTCGGCTATGCCCTCGAAATGATGCTTGAAACCGGTATCAAGCAGTTTCCAGTTGTTGATAAGAAAAAGACCGTCCTAGGAACGTTTTCCGCCCAGAGTATTGTGAGGATTCTCAGGGTATTTGCCAGGTGA